Within Dermacentor variabilis isolate Ectoservices chromosome 8, ASM5094787v1, whole genome shotgun sequence, the genomic segment ATTGAGCAAGGGGCTCCTCAGCGTTCCAGAGGCGTGAAGTGCGGATCCCTTGTGGCCCTTGACGCTCGCCGAGCCCCGCGTCGAGAAATTGACCTTGGCCGAATCGAAGCTGGTGGTGGCGTTCGCGAGCATGATGAAGTCCTTGACGGGCAGCCGGAGGGTGAGCGGCCTCTGGACGCGGCCCCCGAGGAAGTATGGCAACGCAGCAATAGGCACCGAGATCGTCGGACCGGAGAAAATGCTCTTGGGCTTAGGGAGCGGCACGAAGCGATCGGGCAGCTTGCTGCTTTCTATGCCGGCGCGCAGGCCAACCCCGTAGCGACTCACGTTCCACCAGCCGAGCATGCCGAGGATCTTCATGGCGAGTGCGAGCTTGAGACCGGCGATGCCGCCGAGACTTGTGATCGCGGTGATCGGGAGCAGGGCCAAGCTGGTCAGGAACAGGGCATCGGCGGCCCCCGTAACGTAGAGCACAAGGACGGCTACAGTGAGGAGTGTAGACGACTTCATCTTGATGGGTAGCTGGAGAGCTCTGGTTCTTGCCCAAGGAAATGTGCGCTTTTAAAGGATCTGTTCCCTTTGTTAGGGAGAAAGAGGAAGGAGGAAGGAACACGTGATTTTGGGCGCCATAATGACGTCGATGGCAATTTTCACTTTCCCCCTTGTCTCACCTTAACCCCTCTTGTGTCCCCTCTCGTGTCCCATCTTGTGTCCCCTCTTGTGTCCCCTCTTGTGTCCCATCTTGTGTCAAGCCCGCTCGTGTTTATCGTTCCCCTCTCCTCGTTCCAAGTAGTACGCGAACAAtcatccccaactagcccaaactagTACCTTCTCTCACTTGCGCTGCCTTCTCTCTGCATACAATAGCGATAGAGAGAGTCAGGAGATTAGCATTGGGATTGAGTAGGGGAACATATTCTGAAAAGAGCAACACGTTTAAGCAGGAAACAGTGGGCAGGAATGAAGCGTACTAGCGAAAAGAAAGATAAGGGAGGCAAAAAGTGAAAGGGAGTAAACGACGACGAGCAGGGGTACTGCCGAAGGCAGCTTTCTCTTTTTCTAACAAACCGCAGTCAAGTGCTCATCCCCCCTTTCCGTCTCCCACTGAGCAAACAATACCCGTGAACTTCTTGCTCGCTTCAAAGGATTTCCCTGTCTTCGTTCCACAGAAAAATGTCCAGACCTTGAACACGGTCTAAGAATAACTTCGGGCGAAGAAGAAAAACTCTAAAGCTAACCTGCAGAATCACATTCCTTTTGGGAAATTAGTCATTACACTTGTATTCGGGGATGGTCATACACGCACCCTAAGTGAAAGGACATCAAAAAATAAACGTAATGAAACATGCAAGCATTTTAATTACTTAAATTTGATGTGAAATATTGATTCAGAGGTCACATGAACTATTTATATGCTGGTTTAGCGGCCATATTCACATATATTTAAACGAAATAATAATACCAGCTGCATTAAATACAACTTGAATTCATATGTTTTTGTGAATAATGAATTAAGGCTTTAGTCCGTTCCAATATATGTGCAATGTTTTTAGCATTTCAGTTGAGTCCATAGCCTGACTGCCAGTGACGCGCCCGTGTAATTTCGGCACAAGTGCTAACTCGAGCACATATTTGTAGTAAGTGATATAAATTGGATGAGACGGCAAAAATGTAGAACAATAAGTTTTCCATTTTCGCATTGTACACACGAATATTCAAGAATGCCTTGTAAGCACGGCATTTTTAACGGTGAAGTTAAACTGTTTGCGTGGAaattaatttttttgttctcatGTGACGCAGAAAATTCATCCGGCGTTCAAACGGCCGAGTGACAAAGCTATTTATTATAAATTCGGTCTCTTGCGCGGCCCTCGTACGTTCAAAATGACAATTAGTAGGCACATAGTCTTGCCTGTAGTTCAAGCGGAAGAACTTTGGGAATTATGGTGCAGTCTTTGCTCTCACGCCATGGGATAGCATATTTGTTGCTATTCTTTGGCGGAAACAACGCATACGCAGGCCACGAATACGTGTCGAAACAGCATTTGCGCTAGTCGCCATTAGGTGTAGCGTACGTTATTGTAAAAAGCGTCCGTGGGAAGAAGTACGCAAGGCAGTTGCTCACAGACAAATGAAATTTTTATTCCAAAGATAAATGTCAATGAATAGAAAAAGGCCGGCCAGTGCATGGATAGGCTCAGTCAAGCGCATCTTCGAGCAAATCAATTTGGCAATTATTTATTCCAGTCTAGTTCGTCTCACTTGCACGGTTCACAAATGAGCGTTAACAAAGCCGCTGGATTGTACACTTTTCTATGTGTAGTAGTTGCATTTGCGCCATGCTTCCCCGCGCTGCATGTGCTCGCGCTGATTTAGAAGCAGGCCATGCATTTTTGAATGGGCAGCCTAAGTTGTCCCTCGCCCCAACGTTAATGTTATTACTTTTGCTTTCTTCCAATAAATTAAATTGTGCTCCACTGTCTTTCGTGGAATACATGATCGCTACTTGCTGTAGCGAGGACAAAAAGAAATATGTACAGTAATATATTGGTGATACCACGTGGTGTTCAGCCCGGGCTACGCTAAGTAATGCCGAATTTGTCTTTCACATTTTTTGGGGGAACTGTTGTATGCACATTTGGTGGCAACTCTTTATACAGATAAAGTATTGTAACTTGGATGGAAGCTTGGAGCAGCACGTGCAACATTTACACTGATTAAGCAAAGCAGTGAACAtggaacaaataaaaaagaaaacgtggggACATGGAAAAAAACGAATTCTTAGCAGCGCTGCGTATTGATTGAATTACCGTCCGGTAATTCAAATAATGCTTTATTTGCAAACAATCTTTTCCATCGCGATAACTCAGGTGAGGGTGGGAGAAAAACCATGCAAGTGCCGGGGTTAATATTCTCGTTTTGACATATGCCACAACAGCCTAAATGTACGAAAACGCTATTCGGCCAGAAGAGTTGTTCCTGTGAAATTCTTTTGTTCAAGTTCAAATACCGAAATGTTGAGCCAGGTAAGGGAAAATGGAAAGCATCTCCAGTGGTGCAGCTGAGATTAACTTTATTAAGCACACCAACTTTCTTTAAACAAAATAACATGCTCTCTTGCATCTGTCGACAGCAGAATGCTGTAGATTCAAAGAgcgcatttcgttttttttttttctcctaggaATTTCATGCACATAATCACAAGGTTTGTGAGTCGTGCACGTAAACTTCCAAATCTGACTGCGATATTGGGTTAGAAATTTTTACTTATGCCGAGGCCTAGAACTGGATGGCCGAACTATGTTCATTGACGCGCACGTGTGCTCATAAGCCACgtggtttcttttccttttcattttttacGTTGTGATCGTGCTTTTCTACGACTAGAATTTTGCAAACGGTGGAGGTTATATGCATCATAATAGCTGCATTCATTACATACATTCGCTGAAAAACGTTTACTCTACTGAATGTGATTCAGTAGAGAAAATGAGGCCTAACAGTTGTGACACCGCGTCTTGGCCAGGTTCGAAATATATCCGTCTCAAGCGCCTGTTAAAAGGGGCATTAGATTTCACAACAAACCGCACCAAACTATTACACAGAGGCTTTCCTGAATAGCATTCCCTCGAATGCCATTGTGTCTCACAGCAAGTTTTAGTTAGATATCTTAAAAGCGGTGCCAGTCATAGTATCTCTGCTTAAGATTTGTTACTGCAAAAAAGTAGCTAATTCACAGCGCTCCGAGAAAACCCTTTTTTCTTTGGAC encodes:
- the LOC142591534 gene encoding uncharacterized protein LOC142591534; protein product: MKSSTLLTVAVLVLYVTGAADALFLTSLALLPITAITSLGGIAGLKLALAMKILGMLGWWNVSRYGVGLRAGIESSKLPDRFVPLPKPKSIFSGPTISVPIAALPYFLGGRVQRPLTLRLPVKDFIMLANATTSFDSAKVNFSTRGSASVKGHKGSALHASGTLRSPLLNVESQQTATLRGRRSIEGDPQVIKDAVNLVHELDRDRCILRLSCEVSADASSYGPYGRRVASFMRSLGPVGTDSAFVDFEKAYRQGRSYGMPGCTQTYSSCKVDLKALVAFVQSS